From Oxyura jamaicensis isolate SHBP4307 breed ruddy duck chromosome 26, BPBGC_Ojam_1.0, whole genome shotgun sequence:
CTAATAAAACAGCAAGTTATGAATACCTAATAAAACAGCAAGCTGTGAGAACATACTCATGACACAGGCCTGAATTTATTagagataatattttttaacatttatttctttcatctcttctctttttgtcaATATAACATACTAAAGTGTTTAGCATTTTTCCTACataattcctttgttttccattttttcagttcagtaacCTTTTAAACCTGATCTTTTGGAAAAGCtggagaataaagaaaaaattcttaTAAGTGACCgctttttgtatgttttcagattttctccATTTATAAGAAGTTTTAAAGTGATGGAATGGCTGACTGGGATTCATTTTAGCTAACTCTGGCTGCATTCACATATGTCAAGCATAGTCAGAGAGGTTGACTTTCCATAAGTAGAGAGGCAACTCTCTAGCTTATACCTTATAGAAAACATGTTTAGAACTGGAAAAAAGGCTTCTCAGATGGACTATTATCTATCTATTTACTAACAGATTATAAAAGAAGCCTCAGTGAATAGGCCAAGAACTTCACTTAGAACCCAAGTGAAGGAAGATGAATCCCACACAGAATTATCTTCTCTAGCTCTGCAATGTTCCCAAACAATAGGAAAAAGCTACAGAttgtaaataaaagtgaaaaggCTGTGTTcaaattagaaaacagaaaaaggaaaataaagtttacaAAAGCAATATATAACAATTGCAATTTAAATGAGAATGaatcaaaatgtttaattccAAAACTACctctaaaaaataaactgaaaactcTACTTCtcaatgtaaacaaaacaaaacaaaacacaaggtCAACGGAACATATATGTGGCTTCTGCCTGGTGATCATGATTGTGGCATAGCTCCATGGTGGGGTGTGGGGGGCAAAATGTAAATCCATATGGAAATGCAGTTTTGAGGGTTCTTGTATAGTAATAACAGGAGCTAAACACAGTCTGTTATACAGTTTTACCTTCAGAATTTCTTGATGAGGTAACTAAGTAACATACTCTAGAAGAGCAATGTAGTACTTGTCGCTGTGCTACAGCCTGGGACTCTAAAGAAAGTCATCGCAGACAGCTACAGACCATGTCTTCATCTAGTTACCTACAGAACAATCTTGCTCACACTGAAAGCAGCCCACTAGACTTACCAACACTGGAATCAGCTTCAATGAAAGCTTCAagctctgcagcttctcctgggCCACAGTCATTGAGGGCTCTCACACGTAAGAAGTACAGCTCCCTGTTTTGCAGGCCTTTAACTGTGTAAGTGGTCGTCTCTATAGGAAGAACATTGCATTTGGTCCAGTCGAGGTTGTTAGAAGACCGTATCTCCACGTCATAGCCTTTCACATCATTCCCATCTTTTGCTTCGGGTCTCTTCCATGTTAGGGTGACACTAGTGCTGTCACTGCTGGTCACCGCCAGGTCCCTCACTTGACCTGGAGGTtctgaaaagataaattttatttaaactattGTTCTAGTATTCCTTCtctatcccccccccccccctttttttttcagttacagcATCACACAAGAAACCCTTCCATTCCTTCCTCATGAAGATAGAGGATTCTCACCCATGAAACATTCCCCAGTTATTTGATCTTTCTCTTTTACAAAGCACTTACAAACATTGCCTGTGCGATAACACCCCCAGTCTACATTCGGCTTTACATATTCCCAAGCCAGGATAGCAGCTGTTCACTTACTCGTGGAATCTCGAGCAAAGACGGGCTGTGACGGTGCACTGATATCTCCTACACCAGAAGCATTGACAGCTGCCACACAAAACTCATACTGCAGACCCTTCTTGAGATCGgtcattttcagtttcttatctgcagaatgaaaacaagcacGTTGGCTCAGGTGAGCAGTACTCCAACACGAAGTGGCAAGACAACAATGTTCTACTTTACTGCATCCATGCAGAACTACAGACTGAATAATTCTGAGGAGCCAAGTACAAATGCTGTCTCCAGTTCCCTTGCCCTTCCTTGTCCTAGTGTATACATACTGCTGATATGTGTTCATTGTattctctttcaaaacaaacagcctCTGAGAGCTATTATTAAGTTACAGAAAGGATATCAATTGTTTTTGCTCATGATATAAACCTAAAGTCTCCTGTACTACCAGGTAAGAGGTCCTAGTCTGCACCTGATGGATAATTGATAGCTATAGTCCAAACACATTTAGGAGCTTTTTTATATCACTTGTGTTTCTTTACCTTCCCTGCATTTTTAAGTTCCTCCCTGTCTAGTTCTTAGCATGAGGATTAAGGACAGTAGTCCTGCACATGAAATTAAGACTTCAGTTCCAGAGATTGAAGACATCAGTTTATCTACAAAGGAGCTACATCCCAAGATGCAGCAGCAATCTTCTCTACATTCTTCTCCAGCCATAGGCTTACACTTTCTAGAAAAGGTTATATACAGTTAAATGCCTGGAGAAGGTTTATAATCCAAGAGCTATATAagataaaaaggtaaaatttcaGACAGGGTTAATATGGTTGCAATAGGGACAATCAGCAGGCCAAGAactcaaaaggaaaagcactgaTGTGGAAAAGTATAAAGATACTACGCAGAAAGCAGGGAGACAGCATTGCTGCAAAGCATGTTACTTTCTGAACCCAGCTGAACTTTTGGCTTTTTTCAAGTCTTCCATCCTGTCCCAGGATTTAAGTAAGCTACCTACCTGCTATGGGCACACTGTTGACTGGCACCCAGGTCATGGTACCCTTCTTGCGTTTTTGAACGATGTATCCCACGATTCGGGAGCTGCCAGTTCTACGAGGTGTTTTCCAGGATATTGTGATGGTGTCTTTGCTGACACTGATGATCTCAGGGGGGTCTGGGGCACCAGGTGTAGCTGGAAAGAGAACAGCATTTCATTATTAGCAGATACACTTGCAAAATAAGGAAGTGTTCTCAGtcatttcttcttccaagtTTCCCCAATGTATTTGTATGAACATGCTTTGAAAACATGACTAAGACCTGAAGTTGTGTATGCTGTTCCCTACAGAACATCCAAAATGCAGTGAGTTTCCTTTCATGCCAGCTTTGATAATCAATTTCCCATAGGGTTGTAGAACACAGTTACAAAAAGTTATTCCTTACCTTTACTGGCAGCCTTTACTTCCTCTGATTCCAGTGCATCGCTGGTTCCCTCTGCATTCACAGCCCTCACCCTGAAGTAGTAGCTCATGTCTCGTTCTACTTTGTTGGTAGTGAAAGTAGTACAGCTCCTGGGGGTTTCCCCAAGAGCCACCCAGTCGCTCTTGCCTACCTCCTGCCTCTCAACGATATAGCTTTGCACTGGTTTGCCCCCATCATCCTTTGGGGATTTCCACTGAATCGTGATTTCATTTGCCGAGCTTTCTACAATTTTCATGGGTCCTGCAGGTGGCTGTGGCTTGTCTGAAAGGAAGAACACAAGCGAGTTAGCTCCAGATCCAAATGCATTCCTGGGTTTGGAGCAGACACTGTTTCTTGCTCACCAGCTGGGACACTCAGTTTCTGATGGTACATATGGCTAGTTGCAGAATGAGGGCCAAGCCCTGAACTGCCTCTTCAAACATCCACTCCTCTCACTTTTCATAAGGGTGTAGGAAGCTATGCACTTGCTCCACGAGTGATTGTTCCCATACAAATTGTACCAAGACAGCTCGCTTATAAAGTATTCAAAAGTCAACTGATGAGGCtgtccaaaaccaaacaagatTTGTGGCATCTTGTATTAAGGGGTAAGAAACACGTCAACAACTTTTGCTTGTATCTTAATTTACTGGAAAATTACATAGCCTTGTTCATCTTGGAATAGCCAGTAGTCCTAAATAAGGTTGTGACGAGTGTTACTGGTTCCGCTTCCTAACCCTTACAATAAAAGCCACTGTAGATGTTATGGGGTCTTACCTGTTACCTCAACCTTTAGGTCGATATCTAAGATGCCACTGTCGTTCTTCAGCCTGACTTTGTAATCCCCACGGTCCTTTCTCTCAGTGTTGGAGATGGACAGCATAGTATAGGTGTCTGTTTTATCAACACGAATCCTTGAGTCATCTGCTAGCTCCATTTTGTCCTTTAGCCATGTTGCTCTGACTGGCAGCCGGCCTTCAAAAGGGATCTTGatctgtattttctcccctgcCTTGGCCACAGTAGGAACACTTGTTAAGTTTTTCAGGAGAACTTTGTCAACCTGTGGAGGATCTAAGCAGATAATACAAAGTCATTAAAAACCACAGTCCAAAGAGGATAAGGCCAACCTCGGAGCGGAGAGCTTCTCTACGTTCATTGTTGCTGTATATTTCAAGCATATATTccacaatatatttatttggttCTTTAGGGACTTATCCAACCTGAAAAAGTGAAGTTCGTGATTCTGCAAACTAATTGACCTTCACATTTATTGTTACCAGCAGCActtcacacacatgcatgcaacTTTGCTACAGGTAATTTGCACAAAGTATTCATGATATCATACTGTCCTTTTCACTATAGCAAGTTTTGCGTAGGCAACGTATTAcacacaagaatgaagattccTTTTTGATAAAGTCATATGTGTGCACCCACAATCTTTGAGTTAGTAGTAGAAGCTAGTCATAAAGGCTCCCTAGTTAAATTTTTATGCACCAACaagtaacaaaaacatttcccatATTGATGGGTATTATAATAAAGTCTCAATAACCAACTATAGGTCCTGAGGGAATGTATTGCATCACTCACCTTCAACAAAAATTGAAGCTTCAGTTTTTATATCTCCAGCTTCAAACCTGTATTTCCCAGCATGAATATCTTCCACTTTGCTAAAAATTAGTTTGTGGACTAGACCTTGCTTTTCAAATAAGACACCATCCATGCTTGTTAACTACAAGATAAAACACAGGGACCCATgcttaataaaaaaacaagaagacaaTCCAAACAGGCAAGAATTTGAAGTGTAATCGAAACGATTTATGAATGTCACGTGAGTTTAATTACAGTAACATTCTGGGACTATTTATCTGGTAACTAATTCACCACCATATTCCCCACAAAGGCTTGAATCAAagaccattaaaataaatggtaatTCTAATTTGACCTCTGATCTTAAAACGTTATCTCCGAACCTTCACTTCCTATTCTTAATGCTGACACTTTAGCCCAGGCTCAAGGATGACACCTTGGAAATCCTACAGTATCATATGGATCCCACAATTTGAACTAGTCTGTTATGATCTTTTGGGATATGGAATGTGATGTCTATCCTTGATTTTAAGCACTAATTTGAAAGAGGACTTTTGGCGTTATACCTGCCTGAAGATCATTTGAAgatcctttttattattattattatttttttcatatttttctcatgcacaaaagaaaagaaaaaggatttgaTTTCAAGTAAAAGACCCATGTCATCTTCCATGGAAAGGAATAGAAAACACAAAGCGTCCTGTTGTCAGCAAGAATGGACATATCTTCCAGCAGGAAGGCAAAGAAATCTCAGTCAGTTTCTAACAGGAATTTTAGCTTAAGCTCCTGCAGAAGTCTTCTAGGGCCATGCTGAGACCATAGTAAGACTGGCAGAGGGAAAGACACCTCAGCATGATACTCAATAAGAGGCAGAGccagagagcagagcactgTTAGCCAAAGAAAAAAGTAGCTACAGGACACCGACCTTTAATCCATCTTTAAACCAGGTTCCTGTCACATCTTCTTTATTGACAGCACAAGACAGCTCAGCTGGCTCCCCTTTCTGGACTCGGACATCAATTAGCTGCTTGTTGACATGACAGCGTGGTGCTAAAtgtccagaaaagaaaatgttgaaaagatGCTAATTCTGTCTTACACTGACAGAGAATAATGTAcacaaaaatacacatgcatGTGAGGAGAagagagcttttaaaatacGCATAACTGTATCATGACGggcttttaatttaattttattttttaaaccatgaCACTGTGAGCCCGCTAGCATAAACTCATGGCATTGAAGGGACATGCCAGCTGGCCTGCATGCAATATAGTCCCTACATCAACCTAATCAACAATGGATTAATCACAAATCACATTATCCACTACATATTTGCTATTTGAAGTCTATGCTAATTGTCTTGTCTCCCTCTACagccagtggggaaaaaaaaaaaaaaaaaaaaaaaggctcctcTGGAACATGTACAATGTCCTCCTtaactgttcttttcctttgtattgACCAGCCACAGGGCTGCCTAAACGGTCCCCCAGAACAGCCCCAGACACCCCCTGCATTCAActttcccttccccagttcATCCTTGTTAACGTCCTCATCTCCTCTCTAACAAACATCCCAATTCTATTCACTCTTTCCTAATCGACTCCCAGTTTTGCAGGTTTTACTTCcttatttgtatttatgttaTGGTGCCCTTGATAAATTCTATCTTGGTCAGCAGGGCCACAAGGCAAGTACTCCCTTTCATCACATATatgaaatttctcatttttacagtttttgaCATTGCTATCTTGATAGTGCAGCCACTGGTAAGATTTAAATGGCTGCATATACATTATTCTTTCAATAAATGTAACTCGTTATTTCTAAAGTTACAAGAGAAAACGAGTTCTTTAGATTGTATTAGATTATGTGCACACACAGCCTAGTTAGGTACAGAGTAGTTCCCAGGTCTCACAGAAACCAAATCTTTGCAAAAGATGTATGTatgaatgaaaaagagaaacagtatGGTTTAAATTGGAGCAATGTCAAAGAAACAAAGCCCTATTCTTTGAAACTATATGGGAAATAATGGTTGTGAACTCAAGTCTCTTCCATTTGgatttgaataatttatttgaatgaatgaatgataCCTGTATTTAGATATCATACCACAATTATATCTATCCATATACGCTGCATTGAAAACTGTACAGTTAGACCAGTACCCAAACAAGCCAGCTCTATAGACATTATTCTGTTGTCAGTTCACAATTAGCAAAATCATACCCTCTGTCCAAGAGCGTTtaccaaacacttcttgaactccagcaggctcggtgaCATGAGcgtgtccctggggagcctgtccctgtgcccaaccacctctgggtgcagaacctctCCCTAACCCCcaccctgaccctcccctgtcccagctccatgccatcccctcgggtcctgtcgctgtccccagagagcagagctcagcgcctgccccccTGCTaccctcgtgagggagctgcaggccgccatgaggcctcccctcggcctgctctgctctgggtcGAACAAACCAAGgcacctcagccgctcctcacacaTCTTCCCctcaggcccttcaccatcttgtAGCCCCCCTTTGGGCACTCTGTAGTAGCTTTAAGTTCTTCTGatattgtggcacccaaaactgcatgcagtactcgaggtgaggctgtgccagcacacagcagagcaggacaatcccttccctcgaccggctggcagcactgtgcctgatgcaccccaggacacagTTGTCCCTTCTGTCTGCCAGGACACACTGATGGGTCACGTTCAACTTGCTGCtgaccagaacccccagatccctgtctgtggggctgctctccagcctgtcgTCCCCCAGTCTGTGTAAAACCCAGGTTGCTCCAACCCAcgtgcagaatccagcacttgctcttgttagTAACAAAACACAAGGATCAGCGATACAAAAGTAATCAATTAAACACATACCTCTCAGATCATCTAGGCGATAATGTCTTCTTTTCTCTGTACTTTCCGTATTCTTCAagaaatcatttgttttaatatccaGGCTGGGTAGCTGTTTTCTCTGGTTTATTGAGGAGGGTCCACCATAAAGATCTGATGTCTGATCATAACCTGGTGAACCTTGACCGAAAACACCTGGCTTCCTCCCATCACCCATTCTGTTATGAGATttgccccctgcccctccaaCAGCCAAATCTGTGCCATAACGGGAACCTAACTGTCCTAAATCTCTGTCCTCACCCCTACTATCCCTTTGACCTGATTCTTTGTCCTGGGATGAGCCTCTGTGGCCTGGTCCTCTGAAATCAGCAGCAGTTCTCTTTCCAGCTTCACCTCGTGCAGATTTGCCAGGACGTGAATCAGGCCCGTATTCCCCACCCATTCCAACAGCTCCTGCCATACCTTCTGTACCCCAGGCTGAATGCAAGtccctcccagcacctcccaaCCTGCCAACACCACCGGCTCCAGCCCTGGCTCCAGCTGACCCCCCATCCTTTCCATATGCAGACCCAGCACCTTGTATGGCAGAGCCACCAACACCCCTACCTTCTGAGGATAAGCCcgctcctcctgctccacctcCATATCCTTGAACACTGCTCAGCCCAGCATCCTGACCAGCTAAACCTGAACCACCAACACCAGCCCCAGCCGGGAGACCATCCTTTCCATAGGGAGATCCAGCACCACCAAAACCAcctccaccagcaccaccaaCACCAGCCCCAGTTCCCATTCCCACTGGAAGGCCATCTTTTCCATATGGAGATCCAACACCTCCCAAACCAcctgcaccagcaccaccaACACCAGTCCCAGCTGGGAGACCATCCTTTCCATAGGGAGAACCAATGCCTGCTGCACCACCTGCACCAGCACCACCCACTCCAGCAGGGAGACCATCCTTTCCATAGGGAGATCCAACACCTCCCAAACCATctgcaccagcaccaccagcgtCAGCCCCAGATGGGAGACCATCCTTTCCATAGGGAGACCCAACACCTCCCAAGCCAcctgcaccagcaccaccagcgccagctccagcagggagaCCATCCTTTCCATAGGGAGATCCAACATCTCCCAAGCCAcctgcaccagcaccaccagcgccagccccagctccagcagggagaCCATCCTTTCCATAGGGAGACCCAACACCTCCCAGACCAGctgcaccagcaccaccagtgccagccccagctccagcagggagaCCTTCCTTTCCATAGGGAGACCCAACACCTCCTAAACCAcctgcaccagcaccaccagcaccagtCCCAGCTGGAAGGCCATCCTTTCCATAGGGAGAACCAATACCTGCTGCACTACCTCCACCAGCACCACCCACTCCAGCTGGGAGACCATCCTTTCCATAGGGAGAACCAACACCTCCCAGACCACCTacaccagctccagctgggagaCCATCCTTTCCATAGGGAGAAGCATCACTTGCTGTACCAcctgcaccagcaccaccagccccaggTCCCATTCCCACTGGAAGGCCATCCTTTCCATAGGGAGAACCAACACCTCCCAAACCACCTGCACCAGCTCCACCAACACCagtcccagctccagctgggaggCCATCCTTTCCATAGGGTGATCCAGCACCTCCAAAACCGCCTACACCAGCACCACCAACACCAGCCCCAGCTGGAAGACCATCCTTTCCATAGGGAGAACCAACTCCCCCTGCACCAGCTAAACCTGAACCACCAACACCAGCCCCAGCCGGGAGACCATCTTTTCCATAGGGAGATCCAGCACCACCAAGACCACCTACACCGGCCCCACCATCACCAGCCCCAGTTCCCATTCCCACTGGAAGGCCATCTTTTCCATAGGGAGAGCCAGTTCCTCCTGCACCACCTATACCAACCCCAGCTGGGAGACCATCCTTTCCATAGGGAGACCCTACACCACCAAAGCCATCCACACCTGTACCACTGGCACCAGGTCCCATTTCCACTGGAAGGCCATCTTTTCCATAAGGAGAGCTAATTcctcctgcaccagctgcaCCAACACCAGCCCCAGCTAGGTGACTATCCTTTCCATAGGGAGATCCTACACCACCAAAGTCATCTACACCTGTACCACCAGCCCCAGTTCCCATTCCCATTGGAAGGCTGTCTTTTCCATAGGGAGAGCCAACACCTCCAAAACCACCtacaccagcaccaccagccccagctccatcTGGGAGACCATCCTTTTGATAGGGTGATCCCATTTGTCTTCCGGCTCCATCAGCTCTACCCCAatttccagctccagccccaggtTCACCTGATTGTCCATGTTTACCGTAAAACCCTCCCATTTTACCTGCAGTAGCATTATCAACATCTGCCCCAAGTGGCAGACCATCTGGACCATAGAGTACGCCCATTTCTCCTGCAGAACCATCACCTGCACCACTTCTAGCCCCATCTCCAGCTGGGAGACCATCTGGGCCATACAGCAAGCCAGATCTTCCTGCCTGACCTACATGACCACCAGCATCAACTGTTAAGCCATCCTTGCCATACGGAGCCCCtacttctccttctctttttatatCGACTCCATTCACACCAGCCACAGTAGGCAGACCATCCTTGCTATAGGGGGATCTTATTCCTCCTGCAGTCTCAGTACCTGCAGCATTCTTACCAGATCTAGTCCTACCTAGCATATCATCCTTGCCATACAGGGAATGCTTGTCTCCCACTCTGCTGGAATCAGGATCAAGTCCATCTAACACAGAACTTCCATCAGTAGCACCTAATCTCTTGATACCACCAAAGCCAGCTCTAGAACTATTATCACCTACTTTATCATTTTTGTCATGCCAAGAGTCCATACCTTCTGCATCATCCATGTCAACATCAACTGCATCCGACATGCCCTCATCTCTGCCATCCACAGAACACCATTCaactgctcctcctgctctaTCATCAGTATTTGCTTTACCTGTCATAGAATCCTGGCTGTGTACAGGCCTTAAACCTTTCTTCCCTCCTAAAATTTTTAGTCTAATGTTACTATCATCATCTGTCATTGATTCCCCATCTCTCTCTGCTCCAGAATACTGCCCGGGCCCCATTGTTCCATCTCTGTAGGTTTTGCGTAGCCCCTCTTTTCCCAGAAATATACGTCCTTCTTCATCAACATTAGTAGAGTAGCCTTGACTGCCTTCTTGGCCATTTCTGTACCAGTTATCTTTTTCCATGCCAGCATGCATAAGATGATCTTTATCACTAAGATGTTCTCCGTGTTTAGGTTTCTTAGCTTTATCTGTCAATCTTTCTTTCCGCCAGccagatttctctttttcacctCCTTCATCctgtctcttttttcctttgggatcTGTATATATGGTTtgattgaaggaaaaaaaaatacagcaaaagagagaaaacaacaaacaatcAACACCATGTACTGCATcaacaaagaaaattcattaGCATGTTATCATTTCTAAGACACTGAAACATAACACATTTAAATGAACTTAAATTCAGttaaaaccctttttttttcattgctgtacTAAGACATAACCTTACATTTCTTAGTTAAGACAACaattatttttagctgaaaCATGCTtgttaacaaacaaaaaaaaagaaaaaaaaaaagaagaaatgggagATCAGGGCAAACCCAGCATGATAGATCCAACTTAGAGGGGCTTAAGTGGTATCTGGGACTCTTTGGTTCCTTTTACCTTCTCCCTCCAGCCCTGAAGAAGTTGCAGAATATCCCCCACCCAGAGTGGTCATCAGTTCCCACCCTTCAATTAGAATCTCATGGCTACTGTGGCAGCTTGCACATTTGGCATTTCGGCACTTGAGAGATCTCCAAGCCGAAGACTAAAGATTCTGGTTCTGTGAACAGCTTTGTATTAAACTCATAATTCAGACTTTTCTGAGACAAAAAGTGGAGCTAGAAGGTCATGgactgtgtttgttttcacccTAGATATAATTTCTGTAGATTGCTGACAGGTCAATGAAGTCACCAGGCAGTTGCTTTTTATCTCATACTCAGCAACCTGTTTCTGATGGGTTACCAAAAAAGGTCTCTATGAAAGGCaccagcttttgctgcagcaggaactcaaaaccaaaacaactgCACTtgagaataaaagaatataaGCCAGCTAACTATTAATCTGAATCATAGTGAAGATTGAATCATACAATATCAAAGTTGGAtgggacccacaaggatcatcaagctCAACTtctgggtccccaaaggaccacattaaaaaaaaaaaaatcacgtgtcttcttgaactctgtcaggcttggtgccatgaccatgtccctggggagcctgttccagtgcctgaccaccctcagGTGATGgaccttttcctgatatccagcctgaatcTGCTTCCACTGGAAGGCATATTTCCCATCTTCCTCTGACCTTCTTCTAACCTGTTTAACCCCTACTTTGGAAAGAAAGTACCATCTAGCAAGATGCCCTTGAAATTCCCTTGATTGTATGTATGCTGCATCATTAAAAACACATGGTAGGATATGGAGTATTTTTAGGTAACTGATGGAGAATATACTACTTGATAGTAAATGGACAGGAAATAAACCAATAGAGTTTGtcttaactaaaaaaaaagtctaatctgaagagaaaataaggtCTAAACGGACCCTCATTTCTACAAATTCAATTTAGGAAGTAGAAGCTCCACAGTTTGTTTCTCAGTGAGCATTAAGGCAGGGaaaggattattattttattaacatgcTTCAAGCCAACACCATGGGAAAAATACAGTGTCACTTACACTCTACAAGAAGATAGGCATTTGAGGAGCAGAGTCCAGTGTCGAGTGTGTACATTCCGTTGTCAGAGGCCTCAACATCCTTGATAACAAGCTGATGGGTCAGACCGTCTGGGGTTACGGAGATCTGGTGCTTCTCACTTGCCTCAAGGGGGTGGGTTTTATGTAGCCACACAGCATCATAGCAAGGACTGCGTAGGATACACTCAAAGACAGCATTTCCCTCCTCAGGACAATGCACATCACAGAGAGGCTGCTGAAATCTCACAGGGATGgctggaatg
This genomic window contains:
- the IGFN1 gene encoding immunoglobulin-like and fibronectin type III domain-containing protein 1 isoform X43, producing the protein MTSHRTVKSYKKSSVPGVNIAQFVDKIPEGCSTPDFERKPVTLTLQEGKNAIFRAVVKGVPTPEVEWRRAKGEMDNPDKYEIFFNEVTKEYILKINKLTADDTDVYRCFAVNEYGEATCSAGLRIIQVGFKRKAQHVPAQSADELKKKLQDLRKLLRKRAPVPKQKTLDKEAIFQLLLHADKRDYEKICIKYGISDFRGMLRKLQEMRRDAESEQGELIHSIKNMEHIKINKDGTATFSLEMDLKNSNSKIYLLKDGERLRYGTGDEYRKHYLRRIGKKYNFIVNDVQPEDAGLYQVRVEDVPVFSTELDAESIPVRFQQPLCDVHCPEEGNAVFECILRSPCYDAVWLHKTHPLEASEKHQISVTPDGLTHQLVIKDVEASDNGMYTLDTGLCSSNAYLLVEYPKGKKRQDEGGEKEKSGWRKERLTDKAKKPKHGEHLSDKDHLMHAGMEKDNWYRNGQEGSQGYSTNVDEEGRIFLGKEGLRKTYRDGTMGPGQYSGAERDGESMTDDDSNIRLKILGGKKGLRPVHSQDSMTGKANTDDRAGGAVEWCSVDGRDEGMSDAVDVDMDDAEGMDSWHDKNDKVGDNSSRAGFGGIKRLGATDGSSVLDGLDPDSSRVGDKHSLYGKDDMLGRTRSGKNAAGTETAGGIRSPYSKDGLPTVAGVNGVDIKREGEVGAPYGKDGLTVDAGGHVGQAGRSGLLYGPDGLPAGDGARSGAGDGSAGEMGVLYGPDGLPLGADVDNATAGKMGGFYGKHGQSGEPGAGAGNWGRADGAGRQMGSPYQKDGLPDGAGAGGAGVGGFGGVGSPYGKDSHLAGAGVGAAGAGGISSPYGKDGLPVEMGPGASGTGVDGFGGVGSPYGKDGLPAGVGIGGAGGAGAGGLGGVGSPYGKEGLPAGAGAGTGGAGAAGLGGVGSPYGKDGLPAGAGAGAGGAGAGGLGDVGSPYGKDGLPAGAGAGGAGAGGLGGVGSPYGKDGLPSGADAGGAGADGLGGVGSPYGKDGLPAGVGGAGAGGAAGIGSPYGKDGLPAGTGVGGAGAGGLGGVGSPYGKDGLPVGMGTGAGVGGAGGGGFGGAGSPYGKDGLPAGAGVGGSGLAGQDAGLSSVQGYGGGAGGAGLSSEGRGVGGSAIQGAGSAYGKDGGSAGARAGAGGVGRLGGAGRDLHSAWGTEGMAGAVGMGGEYGPDSRPGKSARGEAGKRTAADFRGPGHRGSSQDKESGQRDSRGEDRDLGQLGSRYGTDLAVGGAGGKSHNRMGDGRKPGVFGQGSPGYDQTSDLYGGPSSINQRKQLPSLDIKTNDFLKNTESTEKRRHYRLDDLRAPRCHVNKQLIDVRVQKGEPAELSCAVNKEDVTGTWFKDGLKLTSMDGVLFEKQGLVHKLIFSKVEDIHAGKYRFEAGDIKTEASIFVEDPPQVDKVLLKNLTSVPTVAKAGEKIQIKIPFEGRLPVRATWLKDKMELADDSRIRVDKTDTYTMLSISNTERKDRGDYKVRLKNDSGILDIDLKVEVTDKPQPPAGPMKIVESSANEITIQWKSPKDDGGKPVQSYIVERQEVGKSDWVALGETPRSCTTFTTNKVERDMSYYFRVRAVNAEGTSDALESEEVKAASKATPGAPDPPEIISVSKDTITISWKTPRRTGSSRIVGYIVQKRKKGTMTWVPVNSVPIADKKLKMTDLKKGLQYEFCVAAVNASGVGDISAPSQPVFARDSTKPPGQVRDLAVTSSDSTSVTLTWKRPEAKDGNDVKGYDVEIRSSNNLDWTKCNVLPIETTTYTVKGLQNRELYFLRVRALNDCGPGEAAELEAFIEADSSVVSPRFLIDDTVKNFLIIKAGNTIRVDIPFEASPDPEVTWLKDGLLLSNRATISTKDGTSQLLIKAAELTDSGTYTIELKNGSGKRETFSFQVQVTDIPQNPGPILLQENVPNAVTVIWEPSASEKWERNLYYTVLKRESQKGVWHVVGDLIYTNKFTYTTVIPGRDYYFRVVAKNELGSSGPSETVQPWRIKKTKAEVHVRPQKYRGVNQNQPPRFLVPLKPHVVTTGSECRMSCAVAGHPPPKITWYKDSRDLSSDPAYFGTNDFGVCSLVIQGVSKADEGEYMVEAANELGRVYSRAFLAIKDSSL